The following proteins are encoded in a genomic region of Romeriopsis navalis LEGE 11480:
- a CDS encoding DUF2752 domain-containing protein, with product MLSARLSLSSAEKRQRWLYLALVLIPLTISLLNRWGIRFSFWGCPLVEWVGVPCMAWGLTRSFYATARGDLVQAIDFHLFGPLLVIGLMIATGHIGLELLKGQRLSTFYTPCIRRQRTWVWGFLIIMGYHLTRLVTLQSSGQIQQWFAQSIVGQWF from the coding sequence ATGTTATCCGCACGTTTGAGCTTATCATCCGCTGAAAAGCGTCAGCGCTGGCTGTATCTGGCGCTGGTGTTGATTCCCCTGACGATCAGTTTGCTGAATCGTTGGGGGATTCGTTTTTCCTTCTGGGGCTGTCCACTGGTGGAGTGGGTGGGTGTACCTTGTATGGCTTGGGGGTTAACCCGATCGTTTTATGCGACTGCCCGCGGTGATTTGGTGCAGGCGATCGACTTCCACTTATTTGGGCCGTTGTTGGTAATTGGCTTGATGATTGCCACCGGGCATATTGGGTTGGAGTTGTTGAAGGGCCAACGACTGTCGACGTTTTATACGCCATGCATTCGCCGTCAGCGGACTTGGGTCTGGGGCTTTTTGATCATTATGGGTTATCACCTGACGCGGTTAGTCACCCTACAGAGCAGTGGCCAGATTCAGCAGTGGTTTGCGCAGTCGATCGTCGGGCAGTGGTTTTAG
- a CDS encoding DUF2358 domain-containing protein, protein MDILQRLREDYQRFPLDQSYDLYAADVRFKDPMNEFRGVDRYQKMIGFIQRFFTQPQLELHHIQQSGPEIRTDWTLSWTTPLPWQPRIRISGWSELQLDAAGLICAHIDYWHCSKLDVLKQHLPIGR, encoded by the coding sequence ATGGATATTTTGCAACGCCTCCGAGAAGACTACCAGCGCTTTCCCCTTGACCAGAGCTATGACTTGTATGCTGCCGATGTTCGGTTTAAAGACCCAATGAACGAATTTCGGGGCGTTGATCGCTATCAAAAGATGATTGGGTTTATCCAGCGATTTTTTACGCAGCCGCAGTTGGAATTACATCATATTCAACAGTCCGGCCCCGAGATTCGGACTGACTGGACTTTAAGTTGGACGACGCCCTTGCCATGGCAGCCCCGGATTCGGATTTCCGGTTGGAGTGAGCTCCAACTTGATGCGGCGGGATTAATTTGTGCCCATATTGATTATTGGCATTGCTCGAAGCTGGATGTCCTAAAACAACATTTGCCGATCGGCAGGTAA
- a CDS encoding transposase: MPSPYSLDLRHKALEAIDQGQKKLHVSRMFNVSRNTLDLWLKRREQT; the protein is encoded by the coding sequence ATGCCGTCACCCTACAGTTTAGACCTGCGTCATAAAGCGCTAGAAGCGATTGATCAGGGGCAGAAGAAATTGCATGTCAGCCGCATGTTTAATGTCAGTCGGAATACGCTGGACCTGTGGTTAAAGCGCCGCGAGCAGACTG